One window of Deltaproteobacteria bacterium genomic DNA carries:
- a CDS encoding RluA family pseudouridine synthase, giving the protein MLCLVSRLFLPQPSLPVLDSPSETYSLLCGQRQGFVVSATVDGQRLDVALSQLTAETRSQIKVLIDEQRVWVNGLFKKASYLVSAGERIEVLPLPAALTTTEPQDIPLEILYEDDYLAAINKPPGMVVHPAPGQWSGTVANALLFRWGWNDNADAFRPGIVHRLDKDTSGVLLVAKNRQILERLSHAFKERKVHKTYLAVAFGRLATASGTIELPIGRHPIDRKKMAVRAHGGRAALSRYRKVAETKTLSLLHLFPETGRTHQLRVHLTAIGHPIVGDKVYGGGSRSVGVSDPLVQTFPRQALHAESIVLCHPLTGRDLTIRAPYPADVLSLLTLFPGSTAELDPLLLPVDEKKEIDYH; this is encoded by the coding sequence ATGTTGTGTCTCGTGTCTCGTCTCTTTCTTCCTCAGCCTTCATTGCCTGTACTCGATTCGCCGAGCGAAACGTACTCTCTCCTCTGCGGCCAGCGCCAAGGCTTTGTTGTTTCTGCGACTGTCGATGGACAGCGACTGGACGTGGCGCTCTCGCAGCTCACGGCCGAAACCCGCTCGCAGATCAAAGTCTTGATCGATGAGCAACGTGTGTGGGTCAATGGCCTGTTCAAGAAAGCGAGCTACCTTGTGAGCGCGGGGGAGCGCATCGAGGTGCTCCCCTTGCCTGCTGCTCTTACGACGACCGAACCGCAAGATATTCCTCTCGAGATCCTCTACGAAGATGACTACCTTGCCGCGATCAATAAACCGCCGGGCATGGTCGTGCATCCAGCTCCTGGTCAGTGGAGCGGGACGGTGGCGAATGCCTTGCTGTTCCGGTGGGGGTGGAACGACAATGCCGACGCCTTTCGTCCAGGAATTGTCCATCGTCTCGACAAAGATACGTCCGGCGTGCTGCTGGTGGCGAAAAATCGGCAGATACTAGAGCGACTCTCCCATGCCTTCAAAGAACGGAAGGTCCACAAAACTTACCTTGCTGTCGCGTTCGGGCGTCTTGCGACTGCGTCGGGAACTATCGAATTGCCGATTGGCCGTCATCCGATCGACCGCAAAAAAATGGCGGTACGCGCTCATGGCGGACGCGCTGCCCTGAGTCGCTATCGGAAGGTCGCGGAAACGAAAACGCTTTCTCTGCTCCATCTCTTTCCCGAAACCGGGCGGACGCATCAGCTCCGGGTACACCTGACGGCAATTGGGCATCCCATCGTCGGAGACAAAGTGTATGGCGGAGGCAGTAGAAGTGTAGGCGTGAGTGACCCGCTTGTGCAGACGTTTCCTCGCCAAGCGCTACATGCCGAGAGCATCGTATTGTGTCACCCCTTGACCGGCAGGGACCTGACTATCCGTGCGCCCTATCCTGCGGATGTTCTTTCCTTGCTCACCCTCTTTCCCGGCAGCACGGCGGAATTGGACCCGCTGCTACTTCCTGTTGACGAGAAAAAAGAGATCGATTATCATTAG
- a CDS encoding bifunctional riboflavin kinase/FAD synthetase: protein MEIIRHIDRCGAFPHPVVSLGNFDGVHLGHQTILRRLVHEARGRHGTACVLTFHPHPLAILRPEQPLTLICSVREKLSLFSSLGVEKVFLQRFTPLFAALAPEEFVKRYLVGRIGVEKVIVGHNVSFGRKRAGNATALQAFGKQYGFEVEIVGPVKNDDREVSSSAVRLLLSEGKMQTVTRSLGRFYSVSGRVVKGFQRGRTIGFPTANLRPREHLLLPNGVYAVMVDVDGQSMPGVANIGMNPTFSLQRKTLEAHLFDFSGELYGRRVTVGFVERLREERKFPAIDELVKQIQEDARQARALLLAPQP, encoded by the coding sequence ATGGAGATTATCCGTCATATTGACCGTTGTGGGGCTTTTCCTCATCCTGTGGTGAGCCTGGGGAATTTTGATGGTGTTCACCTCGGCCATCAAACGATTCTTCGCCGCTTAGTGCATGAGGCGCGTGGTCGTCACGGGACGGCCTGTGTTTTAACGTTCCACCCGCACCCGCTTGCTATCTTGCGCCCGGAGCAGCCTCTTACCCTCATTTGTAGCGTCCGAGAAAAACTCTCCCTCTTCTCGTCGCTCGGAGTGGAAAAAGTCTTTCTTCAGCGCTTCACTCCATTGTTTGCGGCTCTCGCACCGGAAGAATTCGTGAAGCGCTATTTAGTAGGGAGGATTGGTGTCGAGAAGGTGATTGTCGGTCATAATGTCAGTTTCGGCCGCAAACGTGCAGGTAACGCCACCGCTCTCCAAGCATTCGGCAAGCAGTATGGTTTTGAAGTCGAGATCGTCGGACCAGTCAAGAACGATGATCGGGAAGTGAGCAGCTCCGCCGTGCGCCTTTTGTTAAGCGAGGGGAAAATGCAAACTGTGACTCGCTCTCTTGGCCGCTTCTATTCGGTAAGCGGTCGGGTAGTGAAAGGATTTCAGCGGGGCCGCACCATCGGATTTCCGACCGCGAACCTACGCCCTCGTGAGCACCTGCTTTTGCCGAACGGTGTGTATGCAGTGATGGTCGATGTCGATGGACAGTCGATGCCGGGCGTTGCCAATATCGGTATGAATCCGACTTTTTCCCTACAACGCAAAACCCTGGAAGCCCATCTCTTCGATTTCTCCGGCGAGCTGTACGGGCGACGAGTGACGGTCGGATTCGTCGAACGATTACGAGAAGAACGGAAGTTCCCTGCTATCGATGAGTTAGTGAAACAGATTCAAGAAGATGCACGGCAAGCCCGCGCTTTGCTGCTTGCTCCTCAGCCGTAA
- the ybgF gene encoding tol-pal system protein YbgF codes for MNNIRVALLPIVPLLFWVSGCATQTDLQAEQRARESLRSQIVADSRSSLDDLRREVQKVRGEMEELRHRLDRTAKERVGTGPQIKLLDDRLAVLEKQFKARLEAPPPPPVSMYPPSATPYRMPDGSPGQPPAEAGSNPSEGPVLPATSALPGPVAGTKEAFALAKEPLDVQDEYKIGWQAAQDRHYDKAVQQFRAFQRKYPSSEMSDDAQYWIGESYFSQKDYNRAILEFNDVLKYRKGDRVPAALLRQAQAFIEIGDKTDARLILQKLLNDHPSSEQAPDARKLLTGVR; via the coding sequence GTGAATAATATTCGTGTCGCACTTCTCCCTATCGTTCCGCTCCTGTTCTGGGTAAGCGGCTGTGCAACTCAAACCGATCTCCAAGCCGAACAGAGAGCCCGAGAGTCGCTCCGTTCGCAAATCGTTGCGGATAGTCGCTCCTCGCTCGATGACCTACGCCGCGAGGTTCAGAAAGTCCGAGGCGAAATGGAAGAGCTTCGCCACCGGCTTGATCGCACGGCAAAAGAGCGGGTCGGCACCGGGCCGCAGATCAAGTTGCTTGACGACCGTCTTGCTGTACTGGAGAAGCAATTCAAGGCGCGCCTCGAGGCTCCTCCCCCTCCTCCGGTGTCGATGTATCCTCCATCGGCAACTCCTTACCGCATGCCGGATGGAAGCCCTGGGCAGCCTCCTGCTGAAGCCGGGAGCAATCCTTCAGAAGGTCCCGTTCTGCCGGCGACATCTGCACTGCCTGGTCCTGTTGCGGGAACCAAAGAAGCATTCGCCCTTGCAAAGGAACCCCTGGACGTCCAGGACGAGTACAAAATCGGCTGGCAAGCGGCGCAAGATCGGCACTACGACAAAGCCGTGCAGCAATTTCGCGCATTTCAGCGGAAGTATCCGAGTTCCGAAATGTCGGATGATGCACAGTATTGGATCGGAGAGAGTTATTTCAGTCAGAAGGATTACAATCGTGCCATTCTCGAATTCAACGATGTCCTCAAATACCGTAAAGGAGACCGAGTGCCTGCTGCCTTATTACGGCAGGCGCAGGCGTTTATCGAGATCGGCGATAAAACCGATGCCCGACTGATTCTGCAAAAACTGCTCAATGACCATCCGAGTTCGGAGCAGGCACCAGACGCGAGAAAACTCCTCACCGGAGTCCGCTAG
- the pal gene encoding peptidoglycan-associated lipoprotein Pal, with the protein MTGCPKQAPPPGAGGSGTDMGGGSGSGTGIGEGNLPGGAPADSGQRLEERMAGQGESGPLQDAQFAFDSYDLSPEARAALQTNADWLRRNAPVKVEVEGHCDERGTVEYNLALGAKRAKAVRDYLVSLGISSDRLSTISYGEEVPLCRDSSEDCWQQNRRAHLLVLAR; encoded by the coding sequence ATGACAGGCTGTCCGAAACAGGCTCCTCCTCCCGGCGCGGGAGGAAGTGGAACGGATATGGGCGGAGGCAGTGGGAGTGGAACCGGGATCGGGGAGGGGAACTTACCTGGAGGGGCTCCCGCCGATAGTGGCCAACGCTTGGAAGAGCGCATGGCTGGTCAGGGAGAAAGCGGGCCACTGCAAGATGCCCAATTCGCCTTCGACTCTTACGACCTTTCTCCAGAGGCGCGCGCGGCTTTACAAACCAATGCGGATTGGCTGCGCAGGAACGCACCCGTCAAAGTCGAGGTCGAAGGGCACTGCGACGAACGTGGCACGGTCGAATACAATCTTGCGCTGGGAGCAAAACGAGCGAAAGCCGTGCGCGATTATCTGGTGTCGCTGGGGATTTCCTCGGATCGACTCTCGACGATCAGTTATGGCGAGGAAGTGCCTCTCTGCCGCGACTCGTCCGAGGATTGTTGGCAACAAAATCGTCGCGCTCATCTTCTTGTGTTAGCTCGCTAA
- the tolB gene encoding Tol-Pal system beta propeller repeat protein TolB: MKNGVGMVNRGVVCGVLAALFICNFAAPGLAQIRIDVPEPGGAGLPIAIAPLKNQNGEGSQRLGEDFADIVARDLDLSGLFRPIDRAAYIEGPEGLLFSAINFHNWSMIGALALVKGGFWIDDNSLIVEARLFDVAQRKELGGKRYRGERKDLRRMAHRFADHVMLLLTGEAGPFSAKIAFVSNRGGRAKELFVTDLTGTEIVQVTKDRRINLGPSWNPTGSALTYISYKQGGPYPYRLDLFSGQGSRLSSMVGYSSRWSPDGSMIAASLEQGGDLDLFLLSPEGSTIRHLTENSEIDISPAWSPDGQRLAFCSNRSGSPQIYIMNINGGSIRRLTFTGNYNTSPAWSPKGDLIAYTSRLSGFRIMSIRASGGEPHEVAAGEDPSWSPDGRYLVFSSRGRLRIASKDGRSVKQLTGGGGDDTSPAWSARLE; encoded by the coding sequence ATGAAGAATGGGGTAGGGATGGTGAACCGAGGCGTGGTTTGTGGTGTTCTTGCCGCCCTCTTCATTTGCAATTTCGCAGCTCCAGGATTGGCGCAAATCCGCATTGACGTTCCGGAACCTGGTGGAGCCGGTCTCCCGATCGCTATTGCCCCGCTCAAAAATCAGAACGGAGAAGGATCGCAACGGCTTGGGGAGGATTTTGCCGATATTGTTGCCCGCGATCTCGATTTGTCGGGGCTATTTCGCCCTATCGACCGCGCCGCCTATATCGAAGGGCCTGAGGGACTGCTCTTCAGTGCGATTAATTTTCACAATTGGTCGATGATCGGAGCGCTTGCCCTGGTCAAAGGAGGATTCTGGATAGACGATAACAGCTTGATCGTCGAAGCCCGACTCTTCGATGTGGCGCAACGGAAAGAGCTGGGAGGCAAACGGTACCGAGGGGAACGGAAAGACCTGCGCCGCATGGCGCACCGCTTTGCTGACCACGTTATGTTGCTGCTGACTGGAGAAGCCGGTCCGTTTAGTGCGAAAATTGCCTTCGTTTCCAATCGTGGAGGGAGGGCGAAGGAACTCTTCGTCACCGACTTGACTGGGACAGAGATCGTCCAAGTGACTAAGGACCGTCGCATTAATCTCGGCCCGAGCTGGAACCCAACAGGCTCTGCCTTAACGTACATTTCGTATAAGCAGGGGGGACCATACCCTTACCGCCTCGATTTGTTCAGCGGACAAGGCTCTCGTCTCTCTTCCATGGTAGGGTATAGTAGCCGTTGGTCGCCGGACGGATCGATGATTGCCGCCAGTTTGGAGCAGGGCGGAGACTTGGATCTCTTTCTCCTTTCGCCGGAGGGGAGCACGATTCGCCACCTGACGGAAAATTCCGAGATCGATATTTCTCCCGCTTGGTCGCCAGATGGACAACGACTCGCGTTCTGCTCGAATCGAAGCGGGAGCCCGCAAATTTATATCATGAATATCAATGGCGGCAGTATCCGCCGCTTGACGTTTACCGGAAACTACAACACCTCGCCGGCCTGGTCACCGAAGGGAGACCTGATCGCCTATACGAGCCGATTGAGCGGGTTCCGCATCATGTCTATTCGCGCTAGTGGCGGTGAGCCACATGAAGTGGCGGCAGGAGAGGACCCCTCTTGGTCTCCCGACGGGCGCTATCTCGTTTTCAGTTCGCGCGGCCGGCTGCGTATTGCCAGCAAAGATGGTCGGAGCGTGAAACAATTGACTGGTGGGGGGGGAGATGATACTAGTCCAGCGTGGTCGGCTCGCCTTGAGTGA
- the tolA gene encoding cell envelope integrity protein TolA codes for MMALRPRDEPREDKRLRRMIFISAGIHAVMIAWLVFGAAFGRSDPPRSVAFTVDLVNPAALGTNLPGGGKNRSQTEPEPAPPKVLPAVAEPPQPTVAPPQPQAVKKEDPKVPVQIPVKEKPVEVPLVKPAPEKAKVEEKKPEPPKVAKVEAPKPEAKKPEPKPPPEKPEPKKVEEKKPVPPQIAAKPQKEEPKPGKPEAKPEPVSPKPPNMTTEKPAQEKPEKADTAAERDRQIAAALERVRTQVQPPKGNEIREDAADEIKGKGPVTKGGDAGEGGGGIVRGLEFIMYTQQLQQRVQESWIVTEKRPGLMATVSFKIEPDGAVQEMELSRASGDVAFDQSVLRAVRKAAPFPPPPASYAEEFAAQKIVMNFGGEGRVN; via the coding sequence ATGATGGCCCTTCGCCCCCGTGACGAGCCGAGAGAAGATAAGCGATTACGCCGGATGATCTTTATCTCTGCCGGCATCCACGCCGTCATGATCGCCTGGCTTGTTTTCGGCGCTGCTTTCGGTCGCTCAGATCCGCCCCGCTCCGTCGCTTTCACTGTGGATTTAGTCAACCCGGCGGCCTTAGGAACAAATCTTCCCGGCGGAGGAAAAAATAGATCTCAAACGGAACCGGAACCTGCTCCGCCAAAGGTACTGCCCGCCGTCGCTGAACCGCCACAACCGACAGTCGCCCCGCCTCAGCCCCAAGCCGTGAAGAAAGAGGACCCGAAGGTGCCAGTGCAGATACCGGTGAAAGAGAAACCAGTTGAAGTGCCGCTGGTAAAGCCGGCACCAGAAAAAGCGAAGGTAGAGGAGAAGAAACCGGAGCCGCCAAAAGTTGCAAAGGTAGAAGCGCCGAAACCGGAAGCAAAAAAGCCGGAACCGAAACCGCCGCCAGAGAAACCGGAGCCGAAAAAGGTAGAAGAAAAAAAACCGGTGCCACCGCAAATTGCTGCAAAGCCGCAAAAAGAAGAGCCGAAACCTGGAAAGCCGGAAGCGAAACCCGAGCCGGTGTCCCCTAAACCGCCGAACATGACGACGGAGAAGCCTGCGCAAGAAAAGCCGGAAAAAGCGGACACTGCTGCGGAGCGAGATCGGCAGATCGCTGCGGCGCTAGAACGGGTGCGGACGCAGGTGCAACCGCCGAAAGGGAACGAGATACGGGAAGACGCCGCCGATGAGATCAAAGGAAAGGGTCCGGTCACCAAAGGCGGTGATGCCGGGGAAGGCGGCGGTGGGATTGTCCGTGGACTTGAATTCATCATGTATACGCAACAGCTTCAGCAGCGGGTCCAAGAGAGTTGGATCGTGACAGAAAAAAGACCTGGGCTGATGGCGACGGTGAGCTTTAAGATTGAACCGGACGGTGCCGTCCAAGAGATGGAGCTGAGCCGTGCTTCTGGAGATGTCGCTTTTGATCAGTCTGTTTTACGCGCCGTGCGGAAAGCCGCACCGTTTCCGCCACCGCCTGCGTCGTATGCGGAGGAGTTTGCTGCGCAGAAGATCGTGATGAATTTTGGTGGAGAAGGGCGAGTCAATTAA
- the tolR gene encoding protein TolR — MAFDQQDRDDISQINITPLVDVMLVLLVIFMVTAPILQQGLSVDLPEVTAAPLVGSEEQLLVVVTRDGKVQLNDAPLAMDELNRKLNAIVRVKPDRQVYLRADKNVPYGKVVEVMAAVRTAGVRKLGMVTEPLKDE, encoded by the coding sequence ATGGCTTTCGATCAGCAAGATCGCGACGACATCTCCCAGATCAACATCACCCCCCTTGTCGATGTGATGCTGGTGCTGTTGGTGATTTTTATGGTCACTGCGCCCATCCTCCAGCAGGGCCTGAGTGTTGATTTGCCCGAGGTCACGGCGGCACCGCTCGTGGGTTCGGAGGAACAATTGCTCGTTGTCGTGACACGCGATGGCAAAGTCCAGCTCAACGATGCTCCGTTGGCAATGGATGAGTTGAATCGAAAGCTCAACGCTATCGTGCGCGTGAAGCCTGATCGGCAGGTGTACCTGCGCGCCGATAAAAATGTACCGTATGGGAAAGTTGTCGAGGTGATGGCTGCCGTGCGGACTGCTGGCGTACGGAAGCTGGGAATGGTGACCGAACCCTTGAAGGATGAATGA
- the tolQ gene encoding protein TolQ, with translation MDMVVHSGPVVQLVLYVLIGFSIVSWGIGFYKLRQIRQARRESARFTAVFWETKNLASIHNASLEMRESSVAQVFRAGYQELMRITRARKQSGANEGDFSEEGGIDNVERAMRRAMREQVTRLERALTFLATTASTAPFIGLFGTVWGIMNAFRGLSTTHSSSIQAVAPGIAEALIATAAGLFAAIPAVMAYNYFSRQVKVLAFDMENFLAEFLNIAERHFL, from the coding sequence ATGGACATGGTTGTGCACTCGGGACCGGTCGTCCAACTCGTGCTCTATGTCCTCATCGGGTTTTCGATCGTGAGCTGGGGGATCGGTTTCTACAAACTGCGTCAAATCCGCCAAGCGCGGCGGGAATCCGCACGGTTTACGGCGGTCTTCTGGGAAACGAAGAATCTGGCGTCCATCCACAATGCCAGTCTGGAGATGCGAGAAAGTTCCGTGGCGCAGGTGTTTCGCGCCGGCTACCAGGAGCTTATGCGCATCACCCGTGCGCGCAAGCAATCCGGTGCAAACGAAGGCGATTTTTCCGAAGAAGGCGGCATCGATAACGTCGAGCGGGCAATGCGACGGGCGATGCGAGAGCAAGTCACCAGGCTGGAACGGGCGCTGACTTTCCTAGCGACCACTGCGAGTACCGCCCCTTTTATCGGGTTGTTCGGCACGGTCTGGGGCATCATGAATGCGTTTCGGGGACTGAGCACCACGCACTCTTCGAGCATTCAAGCGGTCGCCCCAGGCATTGCCGAAGCGCTGATTGCCACTGCAGCCGGGTTGTTCGCTGCCATCCCAGCCGTCATGGCATATAATTACTTCTCTCGCCAAGTCAAAGTCCTGGCCTTCGACATGGAAAACTTTTTGGCGGAATTTCTGAACATCGCGGAACGCCACTTTCTCTAG
- the gap gene encoding type I glyceraldehyde-3-phosphate dehydrogenase has translation MPVRVGINGFGRIGRNLLRACVGEPGLDIVAINDITDAATLGHLLRYDSVHGQLKADLIVEKDGLILNGKRIRILQERDPGKLPWKALGVDLALECSGLFTEREQAAAHLTAGARTVLISAPAKGADITLCYGVNHTDFDPAKHHIISNASCTTNCLAPVAKVLHDSFGIKRGLMTTIHSYTNDQRILDLPHSDIRRARAAAMSMIPTSSGAARAIGEVLPHLKGKLDGMSVRVPTPNVSVVDLVAELDKPATEAAINAAMKTAAEGPLKGVLQYCEEELVSTDFNGNPHSSIFDSPLTKVMDGNFIKVLSWYDNEWGFSNRMRDVALYLGQRNGYL, from the coding sequence ATGCCTGTACGTGTTGGAATCAATGGCTTTGGCCGCATCGGTCGCAACTTGTTACGCGCCTGTGTGGGTGAACCCGGTCTCGATATCGTCGCCATCAACGATATCACGGATGCAGCAACCCTCGGTCATCTGCTGCGCTACGATTCCGTGCACGGACAGCTCAAAGCTGACCTCATCGTCGAAAAAGACGGGCTGATCCTCAATGGGAAGCGCATTCGGATCTTGCAGGAACGCGATCCAGGGAAGCTGCCGTGGAAAGCCTTGGGCGTTGACCTCGCACTCGAATGCAGCGGATTGTTTACCGAGCGAGAACAAGCGGCGGCTCATCTCACGGCGGGAGCACGAACGGTGTTGATCTCCGCCCCGGCAAAGGGAGCCGATATTACCCTCTGCTATGGCGTGAATCATACGGACTTCGATCCGGCAAAGCACCACATCATCTCCAATGCCTCCTGCACCACCAATTGCCTTGCACCGGTGGCCAAGGTACTGCACGACAGTTTCGGTATCAAGCGCGGATTGATGACGACCATCCACTCGTACACCAATGACCAGCGCATCCTTGACTTGCCACACTCGGATATACGCCGCGCCCGAGCCGCAGCCATGTCGATGATTCCGACCAGCTCTGGTGCCGCCCGAGCGATCGGCGAAGTGCTGCCTCATCTCAAAGGGAAATTGGATGGTATGTCGGTTCGGGTCCCCACCCCGAACGTCTCGGTGGTAGACCTTGTCGCCGAATTAGACAAACCGGCCACGGAAGCCGCTATCAATGCCGCCATGAAGACGGCAGCAGAAGGTCCGCTAAAAGGCGTCTTGCAGTACTGCGAAGAAGAGCTGGTATCAACCGATTTCAACGGCAACCCGCATTCCTCTATTTTCGATTCCCCCCTCACGAAGGTGATGGATGGAAACTTCATCAAAGTTCTGTCTTGGTACGACAACGAATGGGGCTTTTCCAACCGCATGCGCGATGTCGCGCTCTACCTCGGTCAGAGGAATGGATATTTATAG
- a CDS encoding triose-phosphate isomerase yields MIVERKSCLYTVLHIRLIVVPWQPHGNARLLNNIVKEEWIASMKRRPLVTAAHKLFLSLSEEIGFAKELIRKTQNEDYDFDIAVCPSFINLAHVTQILRGSKIGVGAQNVDQAENGAFTGQISMQDLQGIGVQLVTVGHSELRAYRVEGHLEEYPRETNETVNAKIKICLKYSVVPIACVGETREDRDNGKSREVIERDVKGMLKDISPDSFRVEDIVIAYEPVWAIKGLKNKDARPASASEANEMHEFIREILTRLYGSNVAAKMRIIYGGSVSSENTEELLKKPSIDGLLIGSASTKIGSFLDILECAQIAVSEKAPSANRVLAQIAD; encoded by the coding sequence ATGATCGTTGAACGTAAGTCCTGCCTATATACCGTCTTGCATATTCGCTTGATTGTGGTACCTTGGCAACCCCATGGAAATGCAAGACTTTTGAACAACATCGTTAAGGAAGAATGGATAGCAAGTATGAAAAGAAGACCTCTCGTGACCGCTGCACATAAGCTGTTTCTAAGCCTGTCTGAGGAGATAGGTTTCGCGAAGGAATTAATCAGAAAAACCCAAAATGAAGACTATGATTTCGATATCGCTGTTTGTCCTTCCTTCATAAACCTTGCGCATGTGACACAAATCCTCCGGGGGTCCAAAATAGGAGTCGGAGCACAGAACGTCGACCAAGCGGAAAATGGTGCATTTACTGGCCAGATATCTATGCAAGACCTACAGGGTATAGGCGTACAACTCGTTACTGTAGGACATTCGGAGTTACGAGCATATCGGGTAGAGGGGCATCTAGAGGAGTATCCGAGAGAAACAAATGAAACAGTCAATGCAAAAATTAAGATATGTCTAAAATACTCAGTCGTTCCTATTGCTTGTGTTGGAGAGACTCGAGAAGACCGAGATAATGGGAAATCTCGAGAGGTCATCGAGCGAGATGTGAAGGGCATGCTCAAAGACATTTCTCCCGATTCTTTTAGAGTTGAAGATATTGTGATCGCTTACGAACCTGTGTGGGCAATCAAGGGCCTTAAAAACAAAGACGCTCGGCCTGCTAGCGCAAGTGAAGCGAATGAGATGCATGAGTTCATCAGAGAGATTCTTACAAGGCTTTATGGCAGCAACGTCGCCGCGAAGATGAGAATCATTTACGGGGGAAGTGTAAGTAGTGAAAATACAGAAGAGCTTCTCAAAAAACCATCCATTGATGGCCTCCTGATCGGTTCTGCAAGTACAAAAATCGGCTCTTTTCTAGATATCCTGGAATGTGCTCAAATTGCTGTATCGGAGAAAGCTCCGTCCGCGAACCGAGTCTTAGCCCAAATCGCCGATTGA
- the secG gene encoding preprotein translocase subunit SecG codes for MWYTIITVIHVVACVFLATVVLLQQGKGSDITAVFGGSSQTLFGSSGAGNLLTKLTSASAVIFMLTSLTLTYGAARQSTKSVFDAEPARAPAPAATPETAPAAIPEAAPAAQSTITPEAPKTATAPAAATAPAATTTSAASQQPAATPPAAPAAAPAPAATPSTATAK; via the coding sequence ATGTGGTACACAATCATTACAGTCATTCATGTCGTCGCTTGTGTCTTTCTGGCTACGGTTGTTCTTCTGCAGCAAGGAAAAGGGTCCGATATCACCGCCGTTTTTGGCGGCTCCAGTCAGACATTGTTCGGTAGTTCAGGAGCAGGAAACCTCCTGACAAAGCTGACAAGCGCAAGCGCGGTCATCTTTATGCTCACCTCGCTCACGCTCACGTACGGGGCAGCAAGACAAAGCACGAAGAGCGTGTTCGATGCCGAGCCGGCGCGCGCGCCAGCACCAGCCGCCACGCCAGAAACCGCGCCAGCGGCCATACCGGAAGCCGCACCCGCCGCCCAATCCACAATCACGCCAGAAGCCCCCAAGACGGCCACCGCACCAGCGGCAGCAACTGCACCGGCTGCAACTACGACCAGCGCAGCAAGTCAGCAACCGGCAGCAACACCGCCTGCGGCTCCAGCCGCTGCTCCAGCTCCAGCGGCAACACCGTCGACAGCGACAGCCAAATAA
- a CDS encoding acyl-CoA/acyl-ACP dehydrogenase — MDFQFTEEQEEIRKQVHALCSRFPDEYWRERDETGEFAWDFYQAVADAGYLGITIPQEYGGSGLGITEAALVMQSIAERGGGTQACSSVHLGIFGLEPLIKYGTKEAKDKYLAKVLSGELHVSFAVTEPDAGTNTTQISTFATRTGDGYLISGRKVFITKAKESKKMLLLTRTSPYDQVDKKTMGMSLFFADIDPKAVEVRELHKCARKSVDTNMLFIDNLYVPKEDLIGEEGRGFYYIIDGINPERILIAAECIGMGKRAIEKAVQYSKERIVFGRPIGMNQGIQFPLADSYAKLETAELMVYKAAWLFDHGKPCGKEANIAKYMAAEAACEAADRAMQAHGGYGYIKDYDVERYWREARLFRIAPISQEMVLNYVGEHVLGLPKSY; from the coding sequence ATGGATTTCCAATTCACCGAAGAGCAAGAAGAGATACGCAAGCAAGTCCACGCGCTGTGTTCGCGGTTCCCCGATGAGTATTGGCGAGAGCGGGATGAAACCGGAGAATTCGCCTGGGACTTTTACCAAGCGGTCGCCGACGCCGGGTATCTCGGCATCACCATCCCCCAAGAATACGGCGGCAGTGGCCTCGGCATTACCGAAGCCGCTTTGGTCATGCAGAGCATCGCCGAGCGCGGCGGCGGTACGCAAGCCTGCTCGTCGGTGCACTTAGGCATCTTTGGACTCGAGCCCCTGATCAAATACGGCACTAAGGAAGCCAAAGACAAATACCTCGCCAAGGTCTTAAGCGGAGAGCTTCATGTCTCGTTCGCCGTCACCGAGCCCGATGCCGGCACCAACACCACGCAAATCTCAACCTTTGCCACGCGCACCGGCGACGGCTATCTCATCAGCGGGCGGAAAGTTTTCATCACGAAGGCCAAAGAATCGAAGAAGATGCTCCTTCTGACCCGGACATCTCCCTACGATCAAGTGGACAAAAAGACGATGGGTATGAGCCTGTTCTTCGCCGATATCGACCCCAAGGCAGTCGAAGTGCGGGAACTCCACAAATGTGCCCGCAAGTCGGTGGACACCAACATGCTCTTCATCGACAATCTGTACGTCCCCAAAGAAGATTTGATCGGCGAAGAAGGACGCGGCTTTTACTACATCATCGACGGTATCAACCCGGAACGCATCCTGATCGCGGCGGAATGCATAGGCATGGGCAAACGCGCTATCGAAAAAGCCGTGCAGTACTCGAAGGAACGTATCGTCTTCGGTCGCCCGATCGGCATGAACCAAGGCATTCAATTCCCGCTGGCAGACTCCTACGCCAAACTCGAAACCGCCGAACTCATGGTCTACAAAGCGGCCTGGCTTTTCGATCATGGAAAGCCCTGTGGGAAAGAAGCCAATATCGCCAAATACATGGCAGCGGAAGCCGCCTGTGAAGCGGCGGACCGTGCCATGCAGGCGCATGGCGGTTATGGCTACATCAAGGATTACGACGTCGAGCGGTATTGGCGTGAAGCGCGCCTGTTCCGTATCGCCCCGATCTCGCAAGAGATGGTGCTCAATTACGTCGGTGAACACGTGTTAGGACTGCCCAAATCTTATTAG